Proteins encoded together in one Electrophorus electricus isolate fEleEle1 chromosome 9, fEleEle1.pri, whole genome shotgun sequence window:
- the fam169aa gene encoding flagellar attachment zone protein 1 produces MEFPVDLLDRVDPEYLEQSAKEYMSQLLCRNPETHDYFTIPDSKQIELVLRNMSFVPLYGVDVKKKVLALFLPEEDFKVVGLYLLGQWWSVEDILKTAARSRTGLHEVLTTGERIVLYVLNRIFYRTKEMTSEDVPFLCHGENEIAKILWKDGEAIGFYSVKAEGSLCSSFLTQCYQLPVMDTIFVRKSHRGNGYGLYMLEDFVGSFRNDFLGLKYPLTTAMYKVCKQYLSKYPEDQELLWEVKSIGGPFQRKQIAKRLQAIELKGNHTVVGRLNFESDSADAPVEDVITQVQRRMEYTEKVVEEVVQIKLTKEVEDMPVTASHGSNNKPKRREDIGETTEKINRVEGIDTGVQSLVDDPVFEDDTNSLNVKEDTAVTLTHNVVGILDVTRLHCEEQKELSHQPKECVQDVLIQPIKAVMTSEALLMKTKPTAVTERQSVKGSEDTRTVTVSETDTVPVVLPPLEVQKVVEASIVKTTLGTVEIKENTQEVTRDEDGKHEAEQEMSEENILAEDAKTSRDIAALQKSWQQTQLDHKPVPVASEDVSAEEKISQPGTGKRKDAEIENREDTAVFPAETDEMHLARELQKVEENVLPILKLQKHDVVVADLKDVSPTPADKSEACEKILQSQKDDKTVDMTVVMDEDVDVEPVKKGKDNVVDQISRVENKGAQKIEKRNDEKIDSGEETASDNQGRVLEFSVADSKINYVFPLRPSGKFKDQPPENTLTKRVLRSSAKCAKDPSKQGYGQRNNEEDNDNLTGSIKDKVEDERKVEIEYLYPAVHVVAGIEPVKETSTFQEIPLDEEKQTEGAHEPSQVDYEESDTRTKLVQKENSDNAHKGEFKKKKANNPYFGISIRCSKRFKEQTELTDTDTHDLDELSEEKKKMDGCPQDENKVEEDVRTEQFIEQDTTTDPDPGGAAAASISAEKRPDLHDADTVKGAKAEAEEKAAVQTVDDSAGHEEEHREPAIVRAPEIMGGQSFTESTSIMKPQQTSIVLVDLNKVSVIPTSGIEIVKTVQCQEGERANKTNTAVEEDKFEETKIEESITESLELNVEMAAGNTPRRYNEQEENILVKEKLKDDKPSEPVEEKSTAIEAKKIAEKDNNESCKKQSDDQESMMLAQGEVVQKRSDKEPLIITTKSLRRRTVTVKSTPERRNKRLTKPGEHFEKVEAEKQTDVNDSANKTALTNKCPEENSMAVEGGITEKNVEDTNEVSKVTLEKQCNLEEQELESSTAEEMTEIELKALHKIAEGGMQETEDKENERKASDQEVSVEAEATTKEMDKVLEMESAEMEYENIQNKDEEMISLAEDSIALEKEAATTSAAYVKATATTETVQKIRKSENTEDENDKRVNESGEDDTDLSSDQEEAVIITKHLRHRTIITKFPLRGKPVPLCMQVVHTEKAQAEKEAEINEASNVQEAEESQNQPEKRDLRRTEEESEDKFGDGEASSDVNRNKVISYEQEEKNINETDAAMAEVLTDREKQTGEGETEEKMKNNVTNKKSDMKLLRDGKHLTDDNVEKIESDRISKRKEKLGLGNPEEKKGPEENILDKAEEQMLEEMSEGKSKIEAEKQLEEKKDKKHISTAEEILHDVEEGIHHGRWTLRKRTITIKASTERKSKRFCKQLLDENARQAEGAHTGDLLFVQKPETEQTNLKSTAEATAQGDDQEKIDESGIGRELSQTAQD; encoded by the exons ATGGAATTCCCAGTAGATTTATTGGACAGGGTGGATCCTGAGTACCTAGAACAGTCAGCGAAAGAATATATGTCCCAATTGCTCTGCAGAAATCCAGAAACACATGACTACTTCACCATACCTGACTCCAAACAG ATAGAGTTGGTCCTCAGAAATATGAGCTTTGTCCCCCTCTATGGGGTTGACGTTAAAAAGAAGGTCCTTGCACTTTTTTTACCAGAAGAGGATTTTAAAG TTGTTGGACTTTACCTGCTGGGTCAGTGGTGGTCAGTTGAGGACATTCTTAAGACAGCAGCGCGCTCACGAACAGGACTACACGAG GTCTTAACCACAGGAGAGAGGATAGTCCTGTATGTTCTCAACAGAATTTTTTACAGAACAAAGGAGATGACCAGCGAAGATGTCCCATTTCTCTGtcatggagaaaatgaaattgCCAAAATCCTTTGGAAAGATGGCGAGGCAATTGGCTTTTATTCAGTCAAAGCTGAGG GCAGTTTGTGCAGTAGCTTTTTGACCCAGTGTTATCAGCTCCCAGTAATGGATACCATTTTTGTTAGAAAGAGTCATCGTGGCAATGGATATGGTCTATACATGTTAGAGGACTTTGTTGGCAGTTTCAGAAATGATTTTTTGGGACTGAAATATCCACTTACAACAGCAATGTATAAAG TTTGTAAACAATATCTCAGCAAATATCCAGAAGACCAAGAATTGCTGTGGGAAGTAAAAAGTATTGGAGGACCTTTCCAGAGGAAACAGATAGCTAAAAGGCTACAGGCAATTGAGCTAAAAG GAAATCACACAGTTGTGGGCAGACTGAATTTTGAGTCAGATAGTGCAGATGCACCAGTGGAAGACGTGATTACACAAGTACAGAGGAGAATGGAGTACACAGAAAAAGTTGTG GAGGAGGTGGTCCAGATTAAATTAACAAAAG AGGTTGAGGACATGCCTGTTACAGCAAGTCATGGGAGCAACAACAAGCCCAAACGTAGAGAAGACATAGGAGAGACAACTGAGAAAATCAATAG GGTAGAAGGTATTGACACTGGAGTTCAGTCCCTGGTGGATGATCCAGTGTTTGAGGATGACACAAATTCTTTGAATGTAAAAGAG GACACAGCTGTCACACTGACTCATAATGTGGTGGGCATATTGGACGTCACTCGTCTTCACTGCGAAGAACAGAAAGAATTGTCCCATCAACCCAAGGAATGTGTTCAGGATGTTCTAATCCAACCTATCAAAGCTGTGATGACTTCGGAGGCACTCCTAATGAAAACAAAGCCGACTGCTGTTACGGAACGACAGAGCGTAAAGGGCAGTGAGGATACACGAACTGTAACAGTGTCGGAAACTGACACTGTTCCTGTAGTCCTTCCACCCTTAGAAGTGCAGAAAGTGGTAGAGGCGTCGATCGTTAAGACGACTTTAGGAACTGTAGAGATAAAAGAAAACACTCAAGAGGTCACACGGGATGAAGATGGGAAACATGAAGCTGAGCAGGAGATGTCTGAAGAGAACATACTAGCTGAGGATGCAAAAACAAGCAGAGACATTGCTGCCCTTCAGAAATCATGGCAACAGACTCAACTTGATCATAAACCAGTTCCTGTTGCCTCAGAGGATGTTTCAGCTGAAGAGAAAATAAGCCAACCTGGGACAGGAAAACGAAAAGATGCTGAAATAGAAAACAGGGAGGATACTGCAGTTTTTCCAGCGGAAACAGACGAGATGCATTTAGCAAGAGAGTTGCAGAAAGTGGAGGAAAATGTCCTGCCAATATTAAAACTGCAAAAGCATGATGTTGTGGTTGCTGATCTCAAGGATGTTTCTCCTACACCAGCAGATAAGAGTGAAGCCTGTGAAAAAATATTGCAGTCACAGAAAGATGATAAAACTGTAGACATGACTGTAGTTATGGATGAAGATGTAGATGTTGAACCagtaaagaaaggaaaagacaaTGTAGTAGACCAGATATCTAGGGTTGAAAACAAGGGTgctcaaaaaatagaaaaaaggaaTGATGAGAAAATTGACTCTGGGGAAGAAACGGCATCAGATAACCAAGGAAGAGTTCTAGAATTCTCTGTGGCAGACTCTAAGATAAACTATGTCTTCCCATTAAGGCCTTCCGGAAAATTCAAGGATCAGCCTCCagaaaacacactgacaaaaagGGTTCTGAGAAGCTCTGCAAAATGTGCCAAGGACCCGTCCAAACAAGGGTATGGGCAACGAAATAATGAAGAGGATAATGATAATTTGACTGGCTCTATAAAGGATAAAGTTGAGGATGAGAGAAAGGTCGAAATAGAATATTTATACCCAGCAGTGCATGTGGTGGCAGGCATAGAACCTGTAAAAGAGACAAGTACTTTTCAAGAAATCCCACTggatgaagaaaaacaaactgaagGTGCCCACGAGCCAAGTCAAGTTGATTATGAGGAATCAGATACTCGGACTAAACTGGTGCAAAAGGAAAATTCTGATAACGCACACAAgggagaatttaaaaaaaaaaaagctaacaaTCCGTATTTTGGGATCTCAATTCGATGTTCTAAACGATTTAAAGAGCAGACTGAGTTGACTGACACCGATACACATGATTTAGATGAGCTCAgtgaagagaagaagaagatggatgGTTGTCCTCAGGATGAAAATAAGGTGGAGGAAGATGTCAGGACTGAGCAATTTATAGAACAAGACACAACAACAGACCCAGATCCTGGAGGTGCTGCAGCAGCAAGCATCTCTGCAGAGAAACGTCCTGACCTTCATGATGCGGACACTGTGAAAGGTGCTAAAGCAGAAGCTGAAGAGAAAGCAGCAGTGCAAACAGTTGATGATTCTGCAGGTCACGAGGAAGAACACAGGGAACCAGCTATAGTGAGGGCACCAGAAATTATGGGTGGACAGAGCTTTACGGAGTCAACTTCAATCATGAAACCTCAACAAACTTCTATTGTTCTTGTGGATTTGAATAAGGTTTCAGTCATACCAACAAGTGGGATTGAGATTGTTAAAACAGTGCAATGTCAGGAGGGGGAAAGAGCAAACAAGACCAACACTGCAGTGGAAGAGGATAAATTTGAAGAGACGAAGATAGAGGAGTCCATAACAGAAAGCCTAGAGTTAAATGTGGAAATGGCTGCAGGTAACACCCCAAGGAGGTACAATGAACAAGAGGAGAATATTTTggtaaaagaaaaactgaaagatGATAAACCAAGTGAGCCTGTAGAAGAAAAATCTACTGCCATAGAGGCTAAAAAAATAGCAGAAAAGGATAACAATGAGAGTTGCAAAAAACAGAGTGATGATCAAGAGAGTATGATGCTTGCCCAGGGGGAGGTTGTCCAGAAAAGGTCTGATAAAGAGCCATTAATAATCACAACCAAAAGTCTTAGACGTAGAACTGTAACAGTCAAATCTACACcagaaagaagaaataaacGGCTCACGAAACCAGGAGAGCATTTTGAAAAAGTAgaggcagagaaacaaacagatgtaAATGACTCTgcaaacaaaacagctttaacAAATAAATGCCCAGAGGAAAACAGTATGGCTGTGGAGGGTGGCATAACTGAGAAAAATGTGGAAGATACTAATGAAGTTTCAAAAGTTACTTTGGAGAAACAATGCAATTTGGAGGAGCAGGAACTGGAATCATCAACTGCTGAGGAAATGACTGAAATAGAGTTAAAAGCACTGCATAAGATAGCTGAAGGTGGGATGCAAGAAACTGAAGATAAAGAAAATGAGAGGAAGGCATCAGATCAAGAAGTAAGTGTTGAGGCAGAGGCTACTACAAAAGAAATGGACAAGGTGTTAGAGATGGAGAGTGCTGAGATGGAATATGAAAATATCCAGAATAAAGATGAAGAGATGATTTCACTTGCAGAGGACAGCATTGCCCTGGAAAAGGAAGCAGCAACTACAAGTGCAGCATATGTGAAAGCAACGGCAACCACAGAAACAGTTCAAAAGATCAGGAAATCTGAAAACACTGAAGATGAAAATGATAAAAGGGTGAATGAATCTGGTGAGGATGACACTGACCTCAGCTCAGATCAAGAAGAGGCAGTCATCATCACAAAGCATCTCAGACACAGAACAATAATAACTAAGTTTCCACTTCGAGGAAAACCTGTACCTCTCTGTATGCAAGTGGTGCATACAGAGAAAGCACAGGCTGAGAAGgaagcagaaataaatgaagCTTCAAATGTacaagaagcagaagaaagCCAGAACCAGCCAGAGAAGAGAGACTTAAGGAGAACAGAGGAAGAATCCGAAGACAAGTTTGGAGATGGAGAGGCATCCTCTGATGTGAACAGAAACAAAGTCATTTCATACGAGcaggaagagaaaaacattaatgaaactGATGCAGCAATGGCAGAAGTGTTAACTGatagggaaaaacaaacaggggaaggagaaacagaggagaagatgaaaAACAATGTGACAAACAAGAAATCGGACATGAAACTCCTGCGAGATGGAAAGCACCTAACAGATGACAATGTGGAGAAAATAGAATCAGATAGAATCagcaagagaaaagagaagCTGGGCCTTGGAAACCCTGAAGAGAAAAAGGGTCCGGAGGAGAACATTCTGGACAAGGCAGAGGAGCAGATGCTTGAGGAAATGTCTGAGGGAAAGTCTAAGATAGAAGCAGAAAAGCagcttgaagaaaaaaaggataagaaacacatttccactgcagaAGAAATCCTTCATGATGTGGAAGAGGGAATACATCATGGAAGATGGACACtaagaaaaagaacaataacaatTAAAGCCAGCACTGAAAGGAAATCCAAGCGTTTCTGCAAACAACTTCTGGATGAAAACGCCAGGCAAGCAGAGGGAGCGCATACTGGAGATCTTTTATTTGTGCAAAAGCCAGAAACGGAGCAGACCAATTTGAAGTCAACTGCAGAAGCCACAGCTCAAGGTGATGATCAAGAAAAAATAGATGAAAGTGGTATAGGTAGAGAACTATCCCAGACGGCTCAGGATTAG
- the pomt1 gene encoding protein O-mannosyl-transferase 1, with product MQGIKLPITVNCEINVLLVAVTAFGFLTRLYGIQFPRAVVFDEVYYGQFVSLYMKRVFFIDESGPPLGHMIQALGGYLGGFDGNFAWNRIGAEYTSNVPVWTFRVLPALAGSLCVPLGYLLMLELGYSHFAAVGASLLLIMENSLIVQSRFMLLESVLIFFLLLAVVAYLRFYNAPNGSLCRWSWLILSGSSCAFAVGVKYMGLFTYLLLLSLAAVHAWHLIGDKTLSNGKVLVQVTVQLLALVVLPAIMYLGFFYIHLTLLNHSGPHDQMMSSAFQASLEGGLARVTQGQPLEVAFGSQVTLRSGSSKPVPCWLHSHKANYPIRYEDGRGSSHQQQVTCYPFKDVNNWWIIKDPRRQSLVVVSPPRPVRHGDIIQLLHGMTSRFLNTHDVAAPMSPYAQEVSGYIDFNVSMPAQNLWRVDITNRESDRDVWKTILSEVRLVHVNTSAVLKLSGASLPDWGFRQLEVVGDKIYKGYHQSRLWNVEEHRYGRSQEQRERELELKTPTYVDISRNLTFMAKFMELQWKMLTVRNEESEHKYSSLPLDWITMDTNIAYWLHPSSNAQIHLIGNIVTWTLANFALFVYVLLFLTYLLRRRRKIEDIPKASWEQLVLAGVICSGGWAVNYLPFFLMEKTLFLYHYLPAVTFQILQIPVIVEHIYIHILRSPSHQKAFSGVILAALCSVYLCYCTFCPLTYGQPELTSKQLASLRWKESWDILFRKH from the exons ATGCAGGGTATCAAACTACCAATTACTGTAAATTGCGAAATAAATGTGTTACTGGTTGCGGTGACAGCCTTTGGATTTCTGACAAGACTGTACGGAATACAGTTTCCCAGAGCTGTTGT ATTTGACGAAGTTTACTATGGACAGTTCGTGTCTCTGTACATGAAGCGGGTGTTTTTCATTGACGAGAGTGGACCACCTTTGGGTCACATGATTCAAGCTTTAGGCG GCTACCTGGGAGGGTTTGATGGCAATTTTGCCTGGAACAGAATTGGAGCAG AATACACCAGTAATGTTCCTGTATGGACATTCAGAGTGCTCCCTGCCCTGGCGGGTTCTCTCTGTGTACCTCTTGGCTATCTTCTCATGTTAGAACTGGGATATTCTCATTTCGCTGCAGTGGGAGCATCCCTGCTCCTCATCATGG AAAACTCACTGATCGTGCAGTCTAGATTCATGCTGCTGGAATCTGTGCTCATCTTCTTCCTGCTGCTTGCTGTTGTAGCCTACCTGCGCTTCTACAATGCACCAAACGG TTCATTGTGCAGGTGGTCGTGGCTCATTCTCTCTGGGTCCAGTTGTGCATTTGCAGTTGG AGTAAAATACATGGGTCTCTTCACCTACTTGCTGCTGCTTAGTCTGGCTGCGGTTCACGCCTGGCATCTCATTGGGGACAAAACCTTAAGCAAT GGTAAAGTGTTGGTGCAGGTCACTGTTCAGCTCCTGGCCCTTGTGGTGCTCCCAGCCATTATGTACTTGGGGTTTTTCTATATACACCTGACTCTACTGAACCATAGTGGGCCACATGACCAGATGATGAGCAGTGCTTTTCAAGCCAGTCTAGAG GGGGGTCTGGCGAGGGTCACTCAGGGTCAGCCCCTGGAAGTGGCCTTTGGTTCCCAGGTGACTCTCCGCAGTGGGTCCAGCAAGCCTGTCCCATGTTGGCTACATTCCCACAAGGCCAACTACCCAATCAG ATATGAAGATGGACGTGGGAGCTCCCACCAGCAGCAGGTGACCTGCTATCCTTTCAAAGATGTCAACAACTGGTGGATTATCAAAGACCCAAGaag GCAGAGCCTGGTGGTGGTCAGCCCTCCCAGACCAGTCAGACATGGGGATATAATACAGCTGCTGCACGGCATGACATCACGATTCCTCAACAC GCATGATGTTGCAGCCCCTATGAGTCCTTACGCTCAAGAAGTGTCTGGTTATATTGACTTCAATGTATCCATGCCAGCCCAAAATCTTTGGAGAGTG GACATAACAAACAGGGAGTCTGACAGAGACGTGTGGAAGACTATCTTATCAGAGGTGCGACTGGTACATGTCAACACATCTGCTgtgctgaag CTGAGTGGTGCCTCTCTCCCAGATTGGGGGTTCCGACAGCTGGAGGTTGTGGGAGATAAAATCTATAAAGGTTACCATCAGAGCAGGCTATGGAACGTCGAAGAGCATCGCTATGGAAGAA gtcaggagcagagagagagagaactggagcTCAAGACACCTACTTATGTTGACATAAGCAGGAATCTCACATTTATGGCCAAGTTTATGGAGCTGCAG TGGAAGATGCTAACAGTGAGAAATGAAGAGTCGGAGCACAAGTATAGCTCCTTACCTTTAGATTGGATCACCATGGACACCAATATTGCATACTGGCTTCATCCATCAAGTAAT GCTCAAATCCACTTGATAGGTAACATAGTCACCTGGACTCTTGCAAACTTTGCACTGTTTGTGTACGTGCTACTGTTTTTAACTTATCTGCTAAGACGGCGACGGAAAATAGAAGACATTCCCAAAG CCTCATGGGAGCAGCTGGTGCTGGCCGGTGTTATATGCTCTGGAGGATGGGCTGTTAATTACCTGCCCTTCTTTTTGATGGAGAAGACCCTGTTCCTCTACCACTATCTTCCCGCCGTTACTTTCCAAATCCTGCAGATCCCTGTTATTGTGGAACACATCTACATTCATATACTGAG
- the gcnt4a gene encoding beta-1,3-galactosyl-O-glycosyl-glycoprotein beta-1,6-N-acetylglucosaminyltransferase 4 gives MKRRCVGLLKQRYKFYPFFALFFTVCALKLIYVKISERNKFYIEPHGLTVRSSRAQANNDAIDCTAIYHLEPVEIGKSLEIRRRDIVDLDDESIVSFTENCPKYTKARGYNDIVVTEEERDFPLAYSLVVHKNMPMVERIIRAIYAPHNIYCIHYDQKSSRPFIAAVENLAKCFPNIIVASKLESVQYAHITRLSADLNCLSDLMSSKVKWKYAINLCGQDFPLKSNYELVGELKKLNGANMLETSRPSDLKKQRFSFQYELQEVPYEYQRLPVRTTHTKIPPPHGIEMFIGSAYFVLSHDFVHYVQTSRLVKDFLEWSADTYSPDEHFWATLARVPGVPGEISRSAPDVTDLESKTRLVKWNYLEESLYPPCTGMHMRSVCIYGAAELRWLLEYGHWFANKFDPKVDPVLIQCLEEKLEEKKTLTLIAV, from the coding sequence ATGAAAAGGAGATGTGTTGGTTTGCTTAAGCAGAGATACAAGTTCTACccattttttgcattatttttcactgtgtgtgctctgaagCTCATCTATGTAAAGAtttcagagagaaacaaattcTACATTGAACCCCATGGACTTACAGTGAGATCATCCAGAGCTCAGGCTAACAATGATGCTATTGACTGCACAGCTATTTATCATCTGGAACCAGTGGAAATCGGCAAGTCTTTGGAGATAAGGCGTCGAGACATTGTGGATTTGGATGATGAGAGCATTGTGTCCTTCACTGAAAATTGTCCAAAATACACCAAGGCAAGGGGTTACAACGACATTGTGGTGACCGAAGAGGAGCGAGACTTTCCACTGGCCTACTCTTTAGTGGTGCATAAAAACATGCCCATGGTAGAAAGGATTATTAGAGCCATCTATGCACCACACAATATATACTGCATTCATTATGATCAGAAATCCTCCAGACCTTTCATCGCAGCAGTGGAAAACCTGGCCAAGTGTTTCCCAAACATAATCGTCGCCTCCAAACTGGAGTCAGTGCAGTATGCACACATCACAAGACTCAGTGCAGATCTCAATTGCCTATCAGACTTAATGAGTTCAAAGGTCAAATGGAAATATGCCATTAATCTGTGCGGGCAAGACTTCCCACTCAAGTCCAACTATGAACTGGTGGGGGAGCTGAAGAAGTTAAATGGGGCGAACATGCTGGAGACGAGCCGACCAAGTGACCTTAAGAAACAGCGCTTCAGCTTCCAGTATGAACTGCAGGAGGTCCCATACGAATACCAGAGATTACCTGTCAGGACTACACATACCAAAATCCCTCCTCCGCATGGCATTGAGATGTTCATTGGAAGTGCCTACTTCGTACTCTCCCATGATTTTGTCCACTACGTACAGACTAGCCGTCTGGTGAAAGACTTCCTTGAGTGGTCAGCCGACACATACTCTCCAGACGAGCACTTCTGGGCTACACTAGCACGAGTCCCTGGGGTGCCCGGAGAAATTTCCCGCTCTGCACCTGACGTCACCGACCTGGAGAGTAAGACCCGGCTGGTGAAATGGAACTACCTGGAAGAGTCTCTGTATCCCCCCTGTACTGGAATGCACATGCGCAGTGTTTGCATCTATGGTGCTGCGGAGCTCCGGTGGTTGTTGGAGTATGGCCACTGGTTTGCAAACAAATTTGATCCCAAGGTCGACCCTGTCCTTATTCAATGTCTCGAGGAGAAActtgaggaaaagaaaacgtTGACACTGATTGCAGTCTAG